Part of the Thermostichus vulcanus str. 'Rupite' genome is shown below.
GAGGGCAACTCCATGCTGGAAACCCCTAAGCCAGACCTGGCTCCACCAGACAAACTCCCTGTTCCCCTCTCTGCCGAGACTTTGGCCCAGCTGATCGAGAGCAATACCGAAAGTCGACCCTGGGGCACCTTTACCGTGCTTGAGGAGGGCCCCGGCTATAAAATCAAGCGAATCGTGGTGTTGCCCAAACATCGCCTCAGCCTACAAATGCACTACCACCGCAGCGAACATTGGATTGTTGTGGCCGGCACCGCCAAAGTCACCTGTGGAGACGAAGAAAAAATCATCACCTCCAACCAATCCACCTATGTGCCCCCCTGCACCCAACATCGCTTAGAAAATCCGGGTGTCATTCCGCTGGTGATCATCGAAGTACAAAACGGTCAGTACTTGGGCGAGGACGACATCATTCGGTTTAGCGACGATTACGCCCGAACCAATGGCAGCCAACCCCAAAAAGCCTAAGCCTTCTGGCCGTGACCCGCTGAACCCGACTGAGCAACTCGGTTTGATCCCCCCCTTTGAGTGATTGCAGGATGAAAGCCCTAGAAGCCGAGCACCTGAAAAAGTCCTACCAACAGGGGGGCAAAACGGTACAGGCGGTGGTGGATGTCTCCTTGGCCATTGCAGCGGGGGAGGTTCTGGCTTTTTTGGGGCCTAATGGAGCGGGTAAAACCACCACGATTAAAATGATTGCTGGATTGATTCGCCCGGATGCCGGTAGGGTACGCATTGTCGGGCGGGATCCCCACCGAGAGGAACAGGCCCTGGCGCAGGTGGGCGCGGTGCTGGAGGGCAATCGGAACCTTTACTGGCGGCTTACCCCTCTGCAAAACTTGGAATACTTCGGCGTATTGCGGGGCCTAACAGCCAAAACCGCTCGGCAACGGGGATTGGAGCTGCTAGAAACCTTTGGGTTGATGGAAAAACAGGGGGTAGCGGTACAAACCCTTTCGCGGGGAATGCAACAAAAACTGGCGATTGCCACTGCCCTGATTCACCGTCCGGCTTTGCTGCTGTTGGATGAACCCACCTTGGGATTGGATGTGGAAGCAGCCCAAACCGTCAAGTCCCTGATTCGTCACATCGCTGCGGCGGGTCAGGCTATCCTGCTCACCACCCATCAATTGGATATTGCTGAAGTGCTCTCGGATCAGGTGGCCGTGATTCAACAGGGGGTGATTATCGCCCAAGCACCAACCCGCGAACTGATCCGACACTTTGCTGGCGCTGCCTCTACTTATCACATTGAGTTGGAACAAGCCATTGACAGTGAACGGGCTACTCAACTGGGATCCCTGGGCGTCGTGGTCGAGGAGCCCCATCGGTTGCGGTTCACCGGCTCCTCTGAGGAGTTGTATCGGATACTGGACAAAATGAACCCCATCCCCCTACTCAGCATTAAGCGAGCAGAAGCGGATCTCACCCATGTTTTTCTCAAGTTATTGAGAAAGGGAAATAGGCAGGGATGATCCAACTCTTTTTGGCCGAGTTAAAACGTTCCTGGATCCAATACATTCGCTATCCCGTTGAGGCCCTAGGTGGGATCCTGATCACCACGTTTTTCTTCTATGCCTTGTTTGTTGGGGCTCAATACGTGGCGGGGCCAGCCTCCCAATTTGGAGAACGCTTAGATGCTGTGGTGATTGGCTATGTGTTGTGGACGCTGGTGATCTTTATCGTTAATGATATTGCTTTGAATTTACAGGTCGAAGCCCAAACCGGAACCCTGGAGCAAGTCTTGCTATCCCCTTTCTCGGCAGCATCTATTTTTTTGGCCCGCGCCTGTGCCAGTTTTTCGTTGCGCTTCGCATCGGTCACGGCCATTTTGCTGGTGATTTTAGCGCTGACGGGCAGCCGACTACAGTTCCCTCCCAGTTTAATCTTGCCCCTCGCCAGTGTGGTATTGGGAGCTTACGGATTTTCTTTTTTGCTTGGATCTGCCGCCCTCATTTTCAAGCGGATTCAACAGCTTTTGATCATCAGCCAGTTTGGTTTGTTGTTTCTTTTGGCTACTCCTACCGAAGAATGGCAGGGATCCCTGAAATGGGTGGGGCAAGCGTTACCGATGACGGCAGGAGCTGGGCTGTTGCGGGATGTGATGGTACGGGATGTGGGCTTGGATGGGCTGCGACTGTTGATGGCTTTGATTACTGGGGTTGTGTATTTTGCTCTGGGGATGGTGGCCTTTCGCTGGTCAGTTCGGGTTGCCAAAGATCGCGGCATTCTGGGATCCCAGTAGGGCTAATCTTCGGGATTGACATGAGATCTTGAGGAGACCTGAACATTGAGGCTCAACATGGAGCGGCGTACTCCGGTTACCCTCCCAAGGTTCTTAATGCGAAACTGAGCAGCTCTCAGCAGCCTTCATTTTCAACCAACTTATACTGAGCGAGCGGAAAAATCGTCCGGCACAGCCACAACTCGACGGGTAAACAGAGCCTCAATGAGACGATCCAGCGCCACCAAATCATCCGGGTCAAAGTCACTTGACTCCAAAAGCTGATCCAACCGCTGCTCCTGACGAGAGGTGAGCATCTCGGTCTGTAAAATTTCTTCAATCAGGGAATGAACACGCACAAAGATCCCCCCTCACCAGTCACCACCCCAACCTTAGCTAGCCCGAAACCTAGCCCTAAAGACAAAGCCCAGGCTTTAATCCTTCTCTTTCAAGGGTACTGGAGTGAATAACCCAGCAACCACAGAAAAAGTTCAGAAACAGCAAGATCAAAAAGATACAAAAAATAAAGTGTATGAGTTATTAATACTACGAGAATGCCCTGGAACGGCGAGGTTCGATGCGTCCAGAAGATACAATTTTAGAGATTTTAATGCTTGCTTTATAATCTGGAGATTCTCTGGGTTCTGGAGTGCTCCCCTTTTAGCCTTCTTCTTCAGATGGGATCCCCTGATGCACCTCAGCTTTGGGAGCGGGAGGATTGGCGTCTGGCTGCCGCAGTAAGAGCGCAACCCGTTCTAGCCAAGAGCCGAGTTTATCTTCTTTTAGGATCCCACTCAGCAACTCTAGGCCGCTGCTAGAGAGCAATAGCTTATTAATTTCCGTAGCCGAGGAGCCATTGCCCATACTGCCCCCAAAACTGTAGATGCGGGCATCCCCTAAGACCCCCGGTTTGGGGGCGAGTGCCTCCAGTGTTTGGGGCAGTTGCTGGACGAGATCCGGCCACAGCTCTTTGATTAACTCAGCGGTGAGGGTGGCGGTGCTGACGGTGTTTTGAGCCGCTAATTTAGCTCGGATCCCTTCTGCCTCCGCCAGGGCTCGATCCCGTTCGGCTTCAGACAGAATACGGATCGATTCTGCTTCAATTTGGGCTGCCTCTTGGGCAATTTGGGCTTGTCGTTTACGACGGAAGGCTTCAATCTCCACCACGTTGCGCTCGCTGATGTTGCGTTGTTCAGCCTCTTCTTCGGCAGAAATAATCGCCAACCGTTGACGACGTTCCGCTTGTTCCAGTTCACGGGCGGTTTGCACCCCACTTTCAGCTTTCACTCGTTCCGCTTCGGCTAGTAGACTTTCGCGGCGTTTGTTAGCAATGGCAATTTGAGCTTCTTCCCGGGCAATTTGAGCCTGACGTTCAGCAGCCGCGATTTCCACCTGGGATCCCAGTCGGGCGGACTCAATCGCCTGTTGTCGTTGAATCTCGGCAGTTTCCGATTCCTGTTGTTGCAGGATTTGCACGATTTTAAGTTGTTTGTTGCGCTCCTCTAGGGCAATATCGGCATCAATTTGACTTTGCTGGATGGCCAGCTTTTTGCGGATCTCTTCTTCTTCTACCGATTGCATTTGTAAAATTTTATTCCGCTCCACAGTGGCAGCTTCTCGCACCTGTGCCTCTTGAATTTCTCGTTCTCGTTGGGCTTTCAGGGCTTCGAGTTGCAGCTGCTGCTCCATACGGGCACTTTCTTTCTCCTGCTGAATCAGAAGGGATTGCTTCTCAGCATTTAGCTCTTTCTGTTCGATGGTGACTTGGGTGGTCAGTTCCACCTCTCGTTTTTGTTGGATGGATTTTTGAATGGTCTCGGTGCGGAGGCGAACTCCCTGGGCATCGAAGAAGTTGTTGGTATCGTAGGTGTCGCTTTCCTCTACTTCCGAAATAGCGATGTTGTTGAGAGTCAGACCAACTTTTTTAAGATCTGGCTCGATCAGATTGAGAACCTCTTGAGCAAAGCCCAATTTGTCTGAATCGATCTCGGCTAAGTTCTTGGTTTTGGCAGCAGCTCGAATCGCATCATCTGCTCGTTTTTCTAGAGCATTTTTGATGTCGTCGGGAGTAATTCGCCCTGCTTGAGACAGTCTGGCTGCTGCCGTCAGCACATCTTCTTCGGTGGCATTGATACAGACAAAGAAGGTGACCCGCATATCCGCTCGCAGGTAGTCTTGG
Proteins encoded:
- a CDS encoding phosphomannose isomerase type II C-terminal cupin domain — encoded protein: MLETPKPDLAPPDKLPVPLSAETLAQLIESNTESRPWGTFTVLEEGPGYKIKRIVVLPKHRLSLQMHYHRSEHWIVVAGTAKVTCGDEEKIITSNQSTYVPPCTQHRLENPGVIPLVIIEVQNGQYLGEDDIIRFSDDYARTNGSQPQKA
- a CDS encoding ABC transporter ATP-binding protein — its product is MKALEAEHLKKSYQQGGKTVQAVVDVSLAIAAGEVLAFLGPNGAGKTTTIKMIAGLIRPDAGRVRIVGRDPHREEQALAQVGAVLEGNRNLYWRLTPLQNLEYFGVLRGLTAKTARQRGLELLETFGLMEKQGVAVQTLSRGMQQKLAIATALIHRPALLLLDEPTLGLDVEAAQTVKSLIRHIAAAGQAILLTTHQLDIAEVLSDQVAVIQQGVIIAQAPTRELIRHFAGAASTYHIELEQAIDSERATQLGSLGVVVEEPHRLRFTGSSEELYRILDKMNPIPLLSIKRAEADLTHVFLKLLRKGNRQG
- a CDS encoding ABC transporter permease, whose translation is MIQLFLAELKRSWIQYIRYPVEALGGILITTFFFYALFVGAQYVAGPASQFGERLDAVVIGYVLWTLVIFIVNDIALNLQVEAQTGTLEQVLLSPFSAASIFLARACASFSLRFASVTAILLVILALTGSRLQFPPSLILPLASVVLGAYGFSFLLGSAALIFKRIQQLLIISQFGLLFLLATPTEEWQGSLKWVGQALPMTAGAGLLRDVMVRDVGLDGLRLLMALITGVVYFALGMVAFRWSVRVAKDRGILGSQ
- a CDS encoding SPFH domain-containing protein yields the protein MLFWLTLLQSLPIPSELDLPQAQVALLPQRPPLPTTSTQTSGIPLSARGQLLSGPTFFAGVAGAIVFLLLLAIWAYTRVYVITPNNEAFVRTGGVVAKKKTVILNGGCIVLPGFHELTRVPLREISIDVERTGKLAVRTQDYLRADMRVTFFVCINATEEDVLTAAARLSQAGRITPDDIKNALEKRADDAIRAAAKTKNLAEIDSDKLGFAQEVLNLIEPDLKKVGLTLNNIAISEVEESDTYDTNNFFDAQGVRLRTETIQKSIQQKREVELTTQVTIEQKELNAEKQSLLIQQEKESARMEQQLQLEALKAQREREIQEAQVREAATVERNKILQMQSVEEEEIRKKLAIQQSQIDADIALEERNKQLKIVQILQQQESETAEIQRQQAIESARLGSQVEIAAAERQAQIAREEAQIAIANKRRESLLAEAERVKAESGVQTARELEQAERRQRLAIISAEEEAEQRNISERNVVEIEAFRRKRQAQIAQEAAQIEAESIRILSEAERDRALAEAEGIRAKLAAQNTVSTATLTAELIKELWPDLVQQLPQTLEALAPKPGVLGDARIYSFGGSMGNGSSATEINKLLLSSSGLELLSGILKEDKLGSWLERVALLLRQPDANPPAPKAEVHQGIPSEEEG